A genomic window from Mesorhizobium sp. 131-2-1 includes:
- a CDS encoding class II glutamine amidotransferase: MCGIVGLFLKDKSLEPKLGAMLSEMLICLTDRGPDSAGIAIYGAATGNEAKITIQSAKPERDFHGLDAELAKAIGAPVSVAVKSTHAVIRTTPDKVDAAREALQSLRPDIRITGAGEAVEIYKEVGLPEAVVERFGVRSMTGTHGIGHTRMATESAVTTMGAHPFSTGADQCLVHNGSLSNHNNVRRELVREGMKFETENDTEVAAAYLSSKIAHGKNLGEALEGTLSDLDGFFTFVVGTKNGFGVVRDPIACKPAVMAETDQYVAFGSEYRALTKLPGIDNARVWEPEPATVYFWEH, translated from the coding sequence ATGTGTGGAATTGTCGGATTGTTCCTGAAGGACAAGTCGCTGGAGCCCAAGCTTGGCGCGATGCTGTCTGAGATGCTGATCTGCCTTACCGACCGTGGACCGGACAGTGCCGGCATCGCCATCTATGGCGCCGCGACCGGCAACGAGGCCAAGATCACCATCCAGTCCGCGAAACCGGAACGCGACTTCCACGGCCTCGACGCCGAGCTTGCCAAAGCAATCGGCGCGCCGGTGAGCGTCGCGGTCAAGTCGACGCACGCGGTGATCAGGACCACGCCGGACAAGGTCGACGCCGCGCGTGAGGCACTGCAATCGCTTCGGCCCGATATCCGCATCACGGGCGCCGGCGAAGCCGTCGAGATCTACAAGGAAGTCGGCCTACCGGAAGCCGTCGTCGAGCGCTTCGGCGTCCGCTCGATGACGGGCACGCACGGCATCGGCCATACCCGCATGGCGACGGAATCGGCGGTGACGACGATGGGCGCGCATCCGTTCTCGACTGGCGCCGACCAGTGCCTGGTGCACAATGGCTCGCTGTCTAACCACAACAATGTGCGGCGCGAGCTGGTGCGCGAAGGCATGAAATTCGAGACCGAGAACGATACCGAAGTGGCGGCCGCCTATCTCTCCTCCAAGATCGCGCATGGCAAAAACCTCGGCGAGGCGCTGGAGGGCACGCTCTCCGACCTCGATGGCTTCTTCACCTTCGTCGTCGGTACCAAGAATGGCTTTGGCGTGGTGCGCGACCCGATCGCCTGCAAGCCCGCGGTCATGGCCGAGACCGACCAGTATGTCGCCTTCGGCTCGGAATATCGCGCGCTCACCAAACTGCCCGGCATAGACAATGCGAGGGTGTGGGAACCCGAGCCCGCAACCGTCTATTTCTGGGAGCATTGA
- a CDS encoding sarcosine oxidase subunit beta family protein — MKYSIFSLARAALSGHKNWQRTWRDASPKDRYDVVIIGGGGHGLATAWFLASEFGIRNVAVLEKGWIGSGNAGRNTTIIRSNYGLPGNTGFYELSMKLWERMEQDLNYNAMVSQRGVINLYHSDAQRDAYARRGNTMRINGIDAELLDLAAVKKMMPFLNFDNARFPVQGGLLQRRGGTARHDAVVWGYAHAASELGVDIIQNCEVIGFVRDANGKVTGVETSRGRIGAGKVGMAVAGSSSRVAAMADLRLPIESHVLQAFVSEAIKPLLPNVMTFGAGHFYVSQSDKGGLVFGGDIDGYNSYAQRGNLPVMEDVCEGGMALIPMIGRVRLLRQWGGIMDMSMDGTPIIDKSPVDGLYLNAGWCYGGFKATPGSGLVFAHLLARDESHKEAARFRLDRFQRGAMIDEKGQGAQPNLH, encoded by the coding sequence ATGAAATATTCGATCTTCTCGCTCGCCCGCGCCGCCCTGTCCGGGCACAAGAACTGGCAGCGCACCTGGCGCGACGCCAGCCCGAAGGATCGCTACGACGTGGTGATCATCGGCGGCGGCGGCCATGGGCTGGCGACAGCATGGTTCCTTGCCAGCGAGTTCGGCATCCGCAATGTCGCCGTGCTCGAAAAGGGCTGGATCGGTTCCGGCAATGCCGGCCGCAACACCACCATCATCCGCTCCAATTACGGCCTGCCCGGCAACACCGGCTTCTACGAATTGTCGATGAAGCTGTGGGAGCGGATGGAGCAGGACCTCAATTACAACGCGATGGTCAGCCAGCGCGGCGTCATCAACCTCTACCATTCCGACGCCCAGCGCGACGCCTATGCACGGCGCGGCAACACTATGCGCATCAACGGCATCGACGCCGAGTTGCTCGACCTCGCCGCGGTCAAGAAGATGATGCCGTTCCTGAACTTCGACAATGCGCGCTTTCCCGTGCAGGGCGGGCTCCTGCAGCGGCGCGGTGGCACGGCGCGGCACGACGCCGTGGTCTGGGGTTATGCGCATGCGGCCAGCGAACTCGGCGTCGACATCATCCAGAATTGCGAGGTCATCGGCTTCGTACGCGACGCCAACGGCAAGGTGACCGGCGTCGAGACCTCGCGCGGGCGGATCGGCGCCGGCAAGGTCGGCATGGCAGTCGCCGGGTCCTCATCGCGGGTCGCGGCGATGGCGGACCTGCGCCTGCCGATCGAAAGCCATGTGCTGCAGGCCTTCGTCTCGGAAGCGATCAAGCCGCTCTTGCCCAATGTCATGACCTTCGGCGCCGGCCACTTCTACGTCAGCCAGTCCGACAAGGGCGGGCTGGTCTTCGGCGGCGACATCGACGGCTACAATTCCTACGCCCAGCGCGGCAACCTGCCGGTCATGGAGGACGTCTGCGAGGGCGGCATGGCGCTGATCCCGATGATCGGTCGCGTGCGGCTGCTGCGCCAGTGGGGCGGCATCATGGACATGTCGATGGACGGCACGCCGATCATCGACAAGAGCCCGGTGGACGGACTCTATCTCAACGCCGGCTGGTGCTATGGCGGCTTCAAGGCGACGCCTGGCTCAGGCCTGGTCTTTGCTCATCTTCTCGCCCGCGACGAATCCCACAAGGAGGCCGCGCGCTTCCGGCTCGACCGGTTCCAGCGTGGCGCCATGATCGACGAAAAGGGCCAGGGCGCCCAACCGAACCTGCACTGA
- a CDS encoding APC family permease, which yields MTVALDNTTTIHGDRVSLLRVLGPAHVWALGVGIVLVGEFTGWNFAADKGGALAALIVCWLVGLLYTSVAMIDSEVTSTVAAAGGQYAQAKHIVGPLMAFNVALFLVFAYTMLEVSDAILLGDTIVAKAGVEGLTHNSFIAATIVVLAWLNYRGVLMTLNVNFIITAIAYVSIVILFFSVSPWTQGAVLKLNELVTPGNALPYGWIGVIAAFQFGIWYYLGIEGTTQAAEEVRSPARSLPYGTMAGMITLLIAAAMTWYVCASMMPWEYLGITYYPLWDAGKLTGSPLLENLLFIATLLAALASANGCINDAARAWFSLGRDRYLPIWFSAVHPKYRTPYRSILFLLPIALAFAFIADLNQAITFSILSGVLQYTFMSINILMFRKKWPLGSIRRGYTHPFHPLPAIVLFCLCVVTFFAIFLGFGSQLIAMTIFYFLISLWFHFYRYKFVRRGDQFTMPWPKPQGY from the coding sequence ATGACGGTCGCGCTTGACAACACCACCACCATTCACGGCGACAGGGTCTCGCTGCTCCGGGTGCTCGGCCCCGCCCATGTCTGGGCGCTCGGCGTCGGCATCGTGCTGGTCGGCGAATTCACCGGCTGGAACTTCGCCGCCGACAAGGGCGGCGCGCTGGCCGCGCTGATCGTCTGCTGGCTCGTCGGCCTGCTCTACACCTCGGTCGCGATGATCGATTCCGAGGTGACGTCGACCGTCGCCGCCGCCGGCGGCCAGTACGCACAGGCCAAGCACATCGTCGGGCCGCTGATGGCGTTCAATGTCGCGCTCTTCCTGGTGTTCGCCTACACGATGCTGGAAGTCTCGGACGCGATCCTGCTCGGCGACACGATCGTCGCCAAGGCCGGGGTCGAGGGCCTGACCCACAATTCCTTCATCGCCGCCACCATCGTGGTGTTGGCATGGCTCAACTATCGCGGCGTGCTGATGACGCTCAACGTCAACTTCATCATCACCGCGATCGCCTATGTCTCGATCGTCATCCTGTTCTTCTCGGTAAGCCCGTGGACGCAAGGGGCTGTGCTGAAGCTCAACGAACTGGTCACCCCCGGCAATGCGCTGCCCTATGGCTGGATCGGCGTGATCGCCGCCTTCCAGTTCGGCATCTGGTACTATCTTGGCATCGAGGGCACCACGCAGGCGGCCGAGGAAGTGCGCTCTCCGGCCCGCTCGCTGCCCTACGGCACCATGGCCGGCATGATCACGCTTCTGATCGCCGCCGCGATGACCTGGTATGTCTGCGCCTCGATGATGCCGTGGGAATATCTCGGCATCACCTATTACCCGCTGTGGGACGCCGGCAAGCTGACCGGCAGCCCGCTGCTCGAGAACCTCTTGTTCATCGCGACGCTGCTTGCAGCACTGGCGTCGGCCAATGGCTGTATCAACGACGCGGCGCGCGCCTGGTTCTCGCTCGGCCGCGACCGCTATCTGCCGATCTGGTTCTCGGCGGTGCATCCGAAATACCGCACGCCGTACCGCTCGATCCTGTTCCTGCTGCCGATCGCCCTTGCCTTCGCCTTCATCGCCGACCTCAACCAGGCGATCACCTTCTCGATCCTGTCGGGCGTGCTGCAATACACCTTCATGAGCATCAACATCCTGATGTTCCGCAAGAAGTGGCCGCTCGGCTCGATCCGCCGCGGCTACACGCATCCGTTCCATCCGCTGCCGGCGATCGTCTTGTTCTGCCTGTGCGTGGTCACCTTCTTCGCCATCTTCCTCGGCTTCGGCTCGCAGCTGATCGCGATGACCATCTTCTATTTCCTGATCTCGCTGTGGTTCCACTTCTACCGCTACAAATTCGTGCGCCGCGGCGACCAGTTCACCATGCCGTGGCCGAAGCCGCAGGGCTATTGA
- a CDS encoding FMN-binding glutamate synthase family protein, whose product MTYKNPPTTPRKSATFDDYTLSEIRRAAATGIYDIRGAGAKRKLPHFDDLLFLGASISRYPLEGYRERCDTSVVLGTRHAKKPIELKIPITIAGMSFGSLSGPAKEALGRGATLSGTSTTTGDGGMTEEERGHSKQLVYQYLPSRYGMNPRDLRRADAIEVVVGQGAKPGGGGMLLGQKISDRVAEMRTLPKGIDQRSASRHPDWTGPDDLEIKILELREITDWEKPIYVKVGGARPYYDTALAVKAGADVVVVDGMQGGTAATQEVFIENVGQPTLACIRPAVQALQDLGMHRKVQLIVSGGIRNGADVAKALALGVDAVSIGTAALVALGDNDPRWEAEYNALGSTAGAYDDWHEGRDPAGITTQDPELMKRVDPITAGRRLANYLKVMTLEAQTIARACGKNSLHNLEPEDLVALTIEAAAMAGVPLAGTNWIPGKNGF is encoded by the coding sequence ATGACCTACAAGAACCCGCCGACGACGCCGCGCAAATCCGCGACCTTCGACGACTACACGCTTTCCGAAATCCGCCGCGCCGCCGCCACAGGCATCTATGACATCCGCGGCGCCGGCGCCAAGCGCAAGCTGCCGCATTTCGACGACCTGCTGTTCCTCGGCGCCTCGATCTCGCGCTATCCGCTGGAAGGCTATCGCGAGCGCTGCGACACCAGCGTGGTGCTGGGCACGCGCCATGCCAAGAAGCCGATCGAGCTGAAGATCCCGATCACCATTGCCGGCATGAGCTTCGGCTCGCTGTCCGGCCCGGCCAAGGAAGCGCTCGGCCGCGGCGCCACGCTCTCCGGCACCTCGACCACCACCGGCGACGGCGGCATGACCGAGGAAGAGCGCGGCCATTCCAAGCAGCTGGTCTATCAGTACCTGCCGTCGCGCTACGGCATGAACCCGCGCGACCTGCGCCGCGCCGACGCCATCGAGGTGGTCGTCGGCCAGGGCGCCAAGCCAGGCGGCGGCGGCATGCTGCTCGGCCAAAAAATCTCCGACCGCGTCGCCGAGATGCGTACGCTACCCAAGGGTATCGACCAGCGCTCGGCCTCGCGCCATCCCGACTGGACGGGGCCCGACGATCTCGAGATCAAGATCCTCGAGCTGCGCGAGATCACCGACTGGGAGAAGCCGATCTACGTCAAGGTCGGCGGCGCCCGCCCCTACTACGACACCGCGCTCGCGGTGAAGGCCGGCGCCGATGTCGTCGTGGTCGACGGCATGCAGGGCGGCACCGCCGCCACCCAGGAAGTGTTCATCGAGAATGTCGGCCAGCCGACGCTTGCCTGCATCAGGCCGGCGGTGCAGGCGCTGCAAGACCTCGGCATGCACCGCAAGGTGCAGTTGATCGTCTCCGGCGGCATCCGCAACGGCGCCGATGTCGCCAAGGCGCTGGCGCTCGGCGTCGACGCTGTTTCGATCGGTACGGCCGCGCTCGTCGCGCTCGGCGACAACGACCCGCGCTGGGAGGCGGAGTACAATGCGCTCGGCTCCACCGCCGGCGCCTACGACGATTGGCACGAGGGCCGCGACCCGGCCGGCATCACCACGCAGGACCCCGAGCTGATGAAGCGGGTCGACCCGATCACGGCCGGACGGCGGCTGGCGAACTACCTGAAGGTGATGACGCTGGAGGCGCAGACGATCGCGCGCGCCTGCGGCAAGAACAGCCTGCACAATCTCGAGCCGGAAGATCTCGTCGCGCTCACCATCGAAGCCGCCGCCATGGCCGGCGTGCCGCTCGCCGGCACCAACTGGATACCGGGGAAGAACGGCTTCTAA
- a CDS encoding sarcosine oxidase subunit delta, which produces MRIVCPFCGERELGEFTYLGDAKPQRPAADAGEDAVYDYVYLRDNIAGAMSEHWYHGGGCRAWLKVTRNTLTHEISAVEPAAGAGAAKVGA; this is translated from the coding sequence ATGCGCATAGTCTGTCCCTTCTGCGGCGAACGCGAACTCGGCGAGTTCACCTATCTCGGCGATGCCAAGCCACAACGGCCGGCGGCGGATGCCGGTGAGGACGCGGTCTATGACTACGTCTATCTGCGCGACAACATCGCCGGCGCAATGAGCGAGCACTGGTACCATGGCGGCGGCTGCCGGGCCTGGCTGAAGGTCACCCGAAATACGCTGACGCACGAGATTTCGGCCGTCGAGCCGGCGGCCGGCGCCGGCGCGGCAAAGGTGGGCGCGTGA
- the glnT gene encoding type III glutamate--ammonia ligase: MGNDLAAFAKEKGVKYFMISYTDLFGGQRAKLVPAQAISDMQKDGAGFAGFATWLDMTPAHPDMLAVPDPDSVIQLPWKPEVAWVAANCVMEDELVAQAPRNTLKRLIAEAAGDGMHVKTGVEAEFFLISPDGSAISDQYDTASKPCYDQQAVMRRYDVIAEICDHMLALGWSPYQNDHEDANGQFEMNWAFDDALATADKHSFFKFMVKSVAEKHGLRATFMPKPFQGLTGNGCHAHISVWDKAGKTNVFADNAMELGLSAKGKNFLGGIMKHASALAAITNPTVNSYKRINAPRTISGATWAPNTVTWTGNNRTHMVRVPGPGRFELRLPDGAANPYLLQAVIIAAGLDGIRSKADPGKRYDIDMYQHGHTVKGAPKLPLNLLDALREFDKDKSLKAALGEEFSSAYLKLKHQEWNSYASHFTQWERDHTLDI, translated from the coding sequence ATGGGGAACGATCTCGCCGCTTTCGCCAAAGAGAAAGGCGTCAAATACTTCATGATCTCCTACACCGACCTGTTCGGTGGGCAGCGCGCCAAGCTGGTGCCTGCACAGGCGATCTCGGACATGCAGAAGGACGGCGCCGGCTTTGCCGGCTTCGCCACCTGGCTCGACATGACGCCGGCGCATCCGGACATGCTGGCGGTGCCAGATCCGGATTCGGTGATCCAATTGCCGTGGAAGCCGGAGGTCGCCTGGGTCGCGGCCAACTGCGTGATGGAAGACGAGCTCGTCGCCCAGGCACCGCGCAACACGCTGAAGCGGCTGATCGCCGAAGCCGCCGGCGACGGCATGCATGTCAAGACCGGCGTCGAGGCCGAGTTCTTCCTGATCTCGCCCGACGGCAGCGCCATCTCCGACCAGTACGACACCGCCTCGAAGCCCTGCTACGACCAGCAGGCGGTGATGCGCCGCTACGACGTCATCGCCGAAATCTGCGACCACATGCTGGCGCTCGGCTGGAGCCCGTACCAGAACGACCATGAGGACGCCAACGGCCAGTTCGAGATGAACTGGGCCTTCGACGACGCGCTGGCGACCGCCGACAAGCACTCCTTCTTCAAGTTCATGGTCAAGTCGGTGGCGGAGAAACACGGCCTGCGCGCGACCTTCATGCCGAAGCCGTTCCAGGGCCTGACCGGCAATGGCTGCCACGCGCATATCTCGGTGTGGGACAAGGCCGGCAAGACCAACGTCTTCGCCGACAATGCGATGGAGCTCGGCCTGTCCGCCAAGGGCAAGAACTTCCTCGGCGGCATCATGAAGCACGCCTCGGCCCTGGCCGCGATCACCAACCCGACGGTCAATTCCTACAAGCGCATCAACGCGCCGCGCACCATCTCTGGCGCGACCTGGGCGCCGAACACGGTGACCTGGACCGGCAACAACCGCACCCACATGGTGCGCGTGCCCGGCCCCGGCCGCTTCGAGCTGCGTCTGCCGGACGGCGCCGCCAACCCGTACCTGTTGCAGGCCGTCATCATCGCCGCTGGCCTCGACGGCATCCGCTCCAAGGCCGACCCCGGCAAGCGCTACGACATCGACATGTACCAGCATGGCCACACGGTGAAGGGCGCGCCGAAGCTGCCGCTCAACCTGCTCGACGCGCTGCGCGAATTCGACAAGGACAAATCGCTGAAGGCGGCGCTGGGTGAGGAATTCTCGTCGGCCTACCTAAAGCTGAAGCACCAGGAATGGAATTCCTATGCTTCGCACTTCACGCAGTGGGAGCGCGACCACACGCTGGACATCTAG
- a CDS encoding GltB/FmdC/FwdC-like GXGXG domain-containing protein yields MPATKMSTAKRDQSHARVFDLAELSLRELNQALHQLTPGSNETAWEVLNPKGSHSVAVGVDQPVAIDVRGSVGYYCGGMNAGGAITVHGSAGPGVGENMMSGSIVVKGDASQYAGATGRGGLLVIEGNASSRCGISMKGIDIVVHGNIGHMSAFMAQSGNLVVLGDAGDALGDSIYEARLFVRGKVESLGADCIAKEMRPEHLEFLQGLLDRAGVTGVKPSEFKRYGSARTLYNFNIDNADAY; encoded by the coding sequence ATGCCGGCAACCAAGATGTCCACCGCCAAGCGCGACCAAAGCCATGCCAGGGTGTTCGACCTTGCCGAGCTGTCGCTGCGCGAGTTGAACCAGGCGCTGCATCAGCTGACCCCCGGCTCGAACGAAACGGCCTGGGAAGTGCTCAACCCCAAGGGCAGTCATTCGGTCGCCGTCGGCGTCGACCAGCCGGTCGCCATCGATGTGCGCGGCAGCGTCGGCTACTATTGCGGCGGCATGAATGCCGGCGGCGCGATCACCGTGCATGGTTCGGCCGGTCCCGGCGTCGGCGAGAACATGATGTCGGGCTCGATCGTCGTCAAAGGCGACGCCAGCCAGTACGCCGGCGCAACGGGCCGCGGCGGGCTGCTGGTCATCGAAGGCAACGCCTCATCGCGCTGCGGCATCTCAATGAAGGGCATCGACATCGTCGTGCATGGCAATATCGGCCACATGTCGGCCTTCATGGCGCAGTCGGGCAATCTGGTTGTGCTGGGCGACGCCGGCGATGCTCTCGGCGATTCCATCTACGAGGCGCGGTTGTTCGTGCGCGGCAAGGTCGAAAGCCTTGGCGCCGACTGCATCGCCAAGGAGATGCGGCCGGAGCATCTGGAATTCCTGCAGGGCCTGCTCGACCGCGCCGGCGTCACTGGCGTCAAGCCGTCGGAGTTCAAGCGCTACGGCTCGGCGCGCACGCTCTACAATTTCAATATCGACAACGCCGACGCGTATTGA